The following proteins are encoded in a genomic region of Entelurus aequoreus isolate RoL-2023_Sb linkage group LG01, RoL_Eaeq_v1.1, whole genome shotgun sequence:
- the LOC133657250 gene encoding histone deacetylase 6-like isoform X2, whose product MSSGPDPPAAENGLKSVRRSPRLSPKAGEVPGDVQRRKEGGLQEVKKKGRVARSQEERDDELQVQLQQLDLSSRASASGTGLVYSETFTRHQNLWEPSHLESPDRVTSIMDELDRQKLLSRCVRVQPRAATDEELLLVHMKEYIEMIKSTQTMSETELHHLSDKYDSVYFHPETFPVSILAVGSVLQLVDQVLMSDLRNGVAIVRPPGHHAQANESNGFCIFNNVAIAARYARIKHKVNRVLIVDWDVHHGQGVQYVFQDDPTVLYVSMHRFEQGAFWPHLPNSDGSFVGGGPGKGKNINLAWNTTGISDADYVCAFQRLLLPVAYEFQPELVLVCAGFDAALGDPKGQMCVSPQRFHTLTHMLMSLAEGRVILTLEGGYNLQATAEGVTACVQALVGGACAPMTPLAAPSDSALKSISETISALYPYWTSLQVLEGEGLAEGRVSRAAANVGKPWSPALIDVTSTGLVYDERMMEHLNMWDRHHPEQPQRISKIFSKHQQLGLVDRCRRIAVRPATEEELAMCHAADHIQRMKSTSTMKARDLHMLGQEFTSIYINNQTFQSALLAAGSCFNALDLILTGQVRNGVAIVRPPGHHAEKDAACGFCFFNTAALAARYAQKTSQHAPVRVLILDWDVHHGNGTQHMFEDDSSVLYVSLHRYDNGTYFPSSEDGAPGRVGVAQGAGFNVNVAWSGGRMGDSDYLAAFHHVVMPVASEFNPDLVLVSAGFDAARGDPLGGYHVTPEGYAHLTHMLMSLAGGRVLLILEGGYNLASISDSMAMCTSVLLGDPPPSLATPLRPPHRGAVATINEVIRHHAPYWKSLRIRIPGCVREAAPSPKTRGKRGSQGKGRRSQQGGPDKPPPPPAGLEDTSVNTNADLFTLSNQAQCGLDQLTQGLASLDISQTSATSTPVGGARSSVHGEEDTTAESTLASPGRSQSAESSHPQVDAAALAEVAPGDAATPGEGAEPEPEGACGWSKPPGTLELTCGAEMGGVRTLLPTFLFCAAADVNL is encoded by the exons ATGTCTTCTGGGCCAGATCCCCCAGCAGCAGAAAATGGACTCAAGTCAGTCAGGAGGTCTCCTCGTCTGTCCCCTAAG GCAGGCGAGGTTCCTGGAGAcgtgcagaggagaaaagaaggcGGCCTGCAGGAGGTGAAGAAGAAAGGGAGGGTGGCAAGGAGCCAGGAAGAGCGAGATGATGAGCTGCAAGTCCAACTGCAGCAGCTG GACCTGTCCAGCAGGGCGTCTGCCAGCGGGACAGGTCTGGTCTACTCTGAGACCTTCACTCGCCATCAGAACCTGTGGGAGCCCAG TCACCTGGAGAGTCCAGACAGAGTGACGTCCATCATGGACGAGCTGGACAGGCAGAAATTGTTGTCTCGCTGCGTTCGAGTGCAG ccCAGAGCAGCCACGGATGAAGAGCTGCTACTCGTGCACAT GAAAGAATATATTGAGATGATCAAGTCCACTCAGACGATGTCGGAGACAGAACTGCATCATCTTTCTGACAAATATGATTCTGTCTATTTCCATCCC GAGACCTTCCCGGTGTCCATACTAGCAGTAGGTTCAGTGCTCCAGCTGGTGGACCAGGTGTTGATGTCCGATCTCAGAAATGGAGTCGCCATCGTCAG GCCTCCGGGACATCACGCTCAGGCTAACGAGTCCAACGGCTTTTGTATTTTCAACAACGTGGCCATTGCTGCCCGTTACGCTCGGATAAAACACAAAGTCAACAG gGTGTTGATAGTAGACTGGGACGTTCATCATGGTCAAGGTGTCCAGTATGTTTTCCAGGACGACCCCAC CGTGTTGTATGTGAGCATGCACAGGTTCGAGCAGGGTGCCTTCTGGCCTCACCTTCCCAATTCGGACGGCAGTTTTGTGGGCGGCGGCCCCGGCAAAGGGAAAAACATCAACCTGGCCTGGAACACA ACCGGAATAAGCGACGCCGACTACGTGTGCGCCTTCCAGCGTCTGCTGCTTCCCGTCGCCTACGAG TTTCAGCCGGAGCTGGTTCTGGTCTGCGCCGGTTTTGACGCCGCACTCGGGGATCCGAAG GGCCAGATGTGTGTGAGTCCGCAGCGTTTCCACACGCTGACGCACATGTTGATGTCTTTAGCGGAAGGCCGAGTCATCCTCACTCTGGAG GGAGGTTACAACCTGCAGGCCACAGCAGAGGGCGTCACCGCCTGTGTTCAAGCTCTTGTGGGAGGAGCCTGTGCCCCAATGACGCCACTTGCCGCCCCATCCGACAG CGCGCTAAAGTCCATCTCTGAGACCATCTCAGCTCTGTATCCATACTGGACCTCCCTGCAAGTACtgg AGGGGGAGGGACTTGCTGAGGGGCGTGTCAGCAGAGCAGCAGCCAATGTGGGGAAGCCATGGAGTCCCGCCCTGATTGATGTCACGTCAACGGGCCTGGTGTACGACGAGAGGATGATGGAGCATCTCAACATGTGGGAcag GCACCACCCAGAACAGCCTCAGAGAATCTCCAAGATCTTCTCCAAGCATCAGCAGCTCGGCCTGGTCGACCGCTGTCGGCGCATCGCCGTTCGCCCGGCCACCGAGGAGGAGCTCGCCATGTGTCACGC TGCGGACCACATCCAGCGAATGAAGTCCACGTCCACGATGAAGGCCCGAGACCTGCACATGCTGGGACAGGAATTCACCTCCATCTACATCAACAACCAGACCTTCCAGTCGGCCCTGCTGGCTGCCGGGAGCTGCTTCAACGCTCTGGACCTCATCCTGACTGGACAG gtgAGGAATGGCGTGGCCATCGTGCGTCCTCCAGGTCACCACGCGGAGAAAGACGCGGCGTGCGGTTTTTGTTTCTTCAACACGGCCGCGCTCGCCGCCCGCTACGCTCAGAAGACCTCCCAGCATGCACCTGTGCGCGTGCTGATCCTGGACTGGGACGTCCACCACGGCAACGGCACCCAGCACATGTTCGAGGACGACAGCAG CGTCCTCTACGTCTCCCTCCATCGCTATGACAACGGCACCTACTTCCCGTCCTCGGAGGACGGCGCTCCCGGCAGGGTGGGCGTGGCCCAGGGGGCGGGCTTCAACGTCAACGTGGCCTGGAGTGGCGGGCGGATGGGCGACTCGGACTACCTCGCCGCCTTTCATCACGTCGTCATGCCCGTGGCCTCGGAG TTCAACCCCGACCTGGTGCTGGTGTCTGCCGGATTTGACGCCGCGCGGGGCGACCCGCTGGGCGGATACCATGTGACCCCAGAGGGCTACGCCCACCTGACTCACATGCTAATGTCACTCGCCGGGGGTCGTGTCTTGCTCATATTAGAG GGCGGCTACAACTTGGCGTCCATCTCCGACTCCATGGCCATGTGTACGAGCGTGCTGCTCGGCGACCCGCCCCCTTCGCTGGCCACGCCCCTGCGCCCGCCTCACCGCGGCGCCGTGGCGACCATCAACGAGGTCATCCGGCACCACGCCCCCTACTGGAAGTCGCTAAGGATACGCA TCCCAGGCTGCGTCCGAGAGGCCGCGCCCTCCCCGAAGACTCGTGGCAAACGCGGCAGTCAGGGCAAAGGCAGGAGGTCCCAACAGGGCGGGCCAGACAAACCACCGCCGCCCCCTGCTGGACTGGAGGACACAAGCGTGAACACAAATGCGGACTTGTTTACGTTGTCCAATCAGGCGCAGTGCGGACTGGACCAGCTCACGCAGGGATTGGCTAGTTTGGACATCAGTCAGACCTCAGCCACGTCCACCCCAGTGGGCGGGGCTAGGTCCAGCGTCCACGGCGAGGAGGACACGACAGCAGAGTCAACTCTAGCGTCTCCTGGGCGGAGCCAATCGGCAGAGAGCTCGCACCCTCAA GTTGACGCTGCGGCACTGGCGGAGGTTGCACCGGGAGACGCCGCCACTCCAGGGGAGGGGGCGGAGCCAGAGCCGGAGGGAGCGTGTGGTTGGTCCAAACCTCCAGGAACTCTGGAGCTGACGTGTGGAGCCGAGATGGGCGGAGTCAGAACTTTGTTACCCACTTTTTTATTTTGTGCAGCAGCTGATGTGAACttgtaa
- the LOC133657250 gene encoding histone deacetylase 6-like isoform X1 yields the protein MSSGPDPPAAENGLKSVRRSPRLSPKAGEVPGDVQRRKEGGLQEVKKKGRVARSQEERDDELQVQLQQLDLSSRASASGTGLVYSETFTRHQNLWEPSHLESPDRVTSIMDELDRQKLLSRCVRVQPRAATDEELLLVHMKEYIEMIKSTQTMSETELHHLSDKYDSVYFHPETFPVSILAVGSVLQLVDQVLMSDLRNGVAIVRPPGHHAQANESNGFCIFNNVAIAARYARIKHKVNRVLIVDWDVHHGQGVQYVFQDDPTVLYVSMHRFEQGAFWPHLPNSDGSFVGGGPGKGKNINLAWNTTGISDADYVCAFQRLLLPVAYEFQPELVLVCAGFDAALGDPKGQMCVSPQRFHTLTHMLMSLAEGRVILTLEGGYNLQATAEGVTACVQALVGGACAPMTPLAAPSDSALKSISETISALYPYWTSLQVLEGEGLAEGRVSRAAANVGKPWSPALIDVTSTGLVYDERMMEHLNMWDRHHPEQPQRISKIFSKHQQLGLVDRCRRIAVRPATEEELAMCHAADHIQRMKSTSTMKARDLHMLGQEFTSIYINNQTFQSALLAAGSCFNALDLILTGQVRNGVAIVRPPGHHAEKDAACGFCFFNTAALAARYAQKTSQHAPVRVLILDWDVHHGNGTQHMFEDDSSVLYVSLHRYDNGTYFPSSEDGAPGRVGVAQGAGFNVNVAWSGGRMGDSDYLAAFHHVVMPVASEFNPDLVLVSAGFDAARGDPLGGYHVTPEGYAHLTHMLMSLAGGRVLLILEGGYNLASISDSMAMCTSVLLGDPPPSLATPLRPPHRGAVATINEVIRHHAPYWKSLRIRIPGCVREAAPSPKTRGKRGSQGKGRRSQQGGPDKPPPPPAGLEDTSVNTNADLFTLSNQAQCGLDQLTQGLASLDISQTSATSTPVGGARSSVHGEEDTTAESTLASPGRSQSAESSHPQVDAAALAEVAPGDAATPGEGAEPEPEGACGWSKPPGTLELTCGAEMGGATMYVVDPLSWCPHLEAVKPLPPSGINVFLPCHDCGSEAENWICLTCYQVACGRYMKEHMLTHGVTRQHPVVLSFCDLSVWCYVCEAYVHNQVVFDAKNAAHSAKFGEEIPPWS from the exons ATGTCTTCTGGGCCAGATCCCCCAGCAGCAGAAAATGGACTCAAGTCAGTCAGGAGGTCTCCTCGTCTGTCCCCTAAG GCAGGCGAGGTTCCTGGAGAcgtgcagaggagaaaagaaggcGGCCTGCAGGAGGTGAAGAAGAAAGGGAGGGTGGCAAGGAGCCAGGAAGAGCGAGATGATGAGCTGCAAGTCCAACTGCAGCAGCTG GACCTGTCCAGCAGGGCGTCTGCCAGCGGGACAGGTCTGGTCTACTCTGAGACCTTCACTCGCCATCAGAACCTGTGGGAGCCCAG TCACCTGGAGAGTCCAGACAGAGTGACGTCCATCATGGACGAGCTGGACAGGCAGAAATTGTTGTCTCGCTGCGTTCGAGTGCAG ccCAGAGCAGCCACGGATGAAGAGCTGCTACTCGTGCACAT GAAAGAATATATTGAGATGATCAAGTCCACTCAGACGATGTCGGAGACAGAACTGCATCATCTTTCTGACAAATATGATTCTGTCTATTTCCATCCC GAGACCTTCCCGGTGTCCATACTAGCAGTAGGTTCAGTGCTCCAGCTGGTGGACCAGGTGTTGATGTCCGATCTCAGAAATGGAGTCGCCATCGTCAG GCCTCCGGGACATCACGCTCAGGCTAACGAGTCCAACGGCTTTTGTATTTTCAACAACGTGGCCATTGCTGCCCGTTACGCTCGGATAAAACACAAAGTCAACAG gGTGTTGATAGTAGACTGGGACGTTCATCATGGTCAAGGTGTCCAGTATGTTTTCCAGGACGACCCCAC CGTGTTGTATGTGAGCATGCACAGGTTCGAGCAGGGTGCCTTCTGGCCTCACCTTCCCAATTCGGACGGCAGTTTTGTGGGCGGCGGCCCCGGCAAAGGGAAAAACATCAACCTGGCCTGGAACACA ACCGGAATAAGCGACGCCGACTACGTGTGCGCCTTCCAGCGTCTGCTGCTTCCCGTCGCCTACGAG TTTCAGCCGGAGCTGGTTCTGGTCTGCGCCGGTTTTGACGCCGCACTCGGGGATCCGAAG GGCCAGATGTGTGTGAGTCCGCAGCGTTTCCACACGCTGACGCACATGTTGATGTCTTTAGCGGAAGGCCGAGTCATCCTCACTCTGGAG GGAGGTTACAACCTGCAGGCCACAGCAGAGGGCGTCACCGCCTGTGTTCAAGCTCTTGTGGGAGGAGCCTGTGCCCCAATGACGCCACTTGCCGCCCCATCCGACAG CGCGCTAAAGTCCATCTCTGAGACCATCTCAGCTCTGTATCCATACTGGACCTCCCTGCAAGTACtgg AGGGGGAGGGACTTGCTGAGGGGCGTGTCAGCAGAGCAGCAGCCAATGTGGGGAAGCCATGGAGTCCCGCCCTGATTGATGTCACGTCAACGGGCCTGGTGTACGACGAGAGGATGATGGAGCATCTCAACATGTGGGAcag GCACCACCCAGAACAGCCTCAGAGAATCTCCAAGATCTTCTCCAAGCATCAGCAGCTCGGCCTGGTCGACCGCTGTCGGCGCATCGCCGTTCGCCCGGCCACCGAGGAGGAGCTCGCCATGTGTCACGC TGCGGACCACATCCAGCGAATGAAGTCCACGTCCACGATGAAGGCCCGAGACCTGCACATGCTGGGACAGGAATTCACCTCCATCTACATCAACAACCAGACCTTCCAGTCGGCCCTGCTGGCTGCCGGGAGCTGCTTCAACGCTCTGGACCTCATCCTGACTGGACAG gtgAGGAATGGCGTGGCCATCGTGCGTCCTCCAGGTCACCACGCGGAGAAAGACGCGGCGTGCGGTTTTTGTTTCTTCAACACGGCCGCGCTCGCCGCCCGCTACGCTCAGAAGACCTCCCAGCATGCACCTGTGCGCGTGCTGATCCTGGACTGGGACGTCCACCACGGCAACGGCACCCAGCACATGTTCGAGGACGACAGCAG CGTCCTCTACGTCTCCCTCCATCGCTATGACAACGGCACCTACTTCCCGTCCTCGGAGGACGGCGCTCCCGGCAGGGTGGGCGTGGCCCAGGGGGCGGGCTTCAACGTCAACGTGGCCTGGAGTGGCGGGCGGATGGGCGACTCGGACTACCTCGCCGCCTTTCATCACGTCGTCATGCCCGTGGCCTCGGAG TTCAACCCCGACCTGGTGCTGGTGTCTGCCGGATTTGACGCCGCGCGGGGCGACCCGCTGGGCGGATACCATGTGACCCCAGAGGGCTACGCCCACCTGACTCACATGCTAATGTCACTCGCCGGGGGTCGTGTCTTGCTCATATTAGAG GGCGGCTACAACTTGGCGTCCATCTCCGACTCCATGGCCATGTGTACGAGCGTGCTGCTCGGCGACCCGCCCCCTTCGCTGGCCACGCCCCTGCGCCCGCCTCACCGCGGCGCCGTGGCGACCATCAACGAGGTCATCCGGCACCACGCCCCCTACTGGAAGTCGCTAAGGATACGCA TCCCAGGCTGCGTCCGAGAGGCCGCGCCCTCCCCGAAGACTCGTGGCAAACGCGGCAGTCAGGGCAAAGGCAGGAGGTCCCAACAGGGCGGGCCAGACAAACCACCGCCGCCCCCTGCTGGACTGGAGGACACAAGCGTGAACACAAATGCGGACTTGTTTACGTTGTCCAATCAGGCGCAGTGCGGACTGGACCAGCTCACGCAGGGATTGGCTAGTTTGGACATCAGTCAGACCTCAGCCACGTCCACCCCAGTGGGCGGGGCTAGGTCCAGCGTCCACGGCGAGGAGGACACGACAGCAGAGTCAACTCTAGCGTCTCCTGGGCGGAGCCAATCGGCAGAGAGCTCGCACCCTCAA GTTGACGCTGCGGCACTGGCGGAGGTTGCACCGGGAGACGCCGCCACTCCAGGGGAGGGGGCGGAGCCAGAGCCGGAGGGAGCGTGTGGTTGGTCCAAACCTCCAGGAACTCTGGAGCTGACGTGTGGAGCCGAGATGGGCGGA GCAACCATGTATGTGGTCGACCCCCTCTCCTGGTGTCCTCACCTGGAAGCCGTCAAGCCCCTCCCACCCTCAGGCATCAACGTCTTCCTGCCCTGTCACGACTGCGGTTCAGAGGCGGAGAACTGGATCTGTCTCACCTGCTAccag GTGGCGTGCGGGCGCTACATGAAGGAGCACATGTTGACGCACGGCGTGACGCGGCAGCATCCTGTGGTGCTGAGCTTCTGCGACCTCTCCGTGTGGTGTTACGTGTGCGAGGCCTACGTGCACAACCAG GTCGTGTTCGACGCCAAGAACGCCGCCCACTCCGCCAAGTTTGGAGAGGAGATCCCGCCCTGGAGTTAG